Proteins encoded by one window of Panicum virgatum strain AP13 chromosome 7N, P.virgatum_v5, whole genome shotgun sequence:
- the LOC120680478 gene encoding aluminum-activated malate transporter 1-like, with amino-acid sequence MEAPAAESSNNPNTNNGGGAEDEGDAGGRFSWRLVWLLAVRSAAEKVAQIARDDPRRVAHSLKVGLALTLVSVVYYVTPLFNGFGGSAMWAVLTVVIVMEFTVGATLSKGLNRALATLVASSLVIGAHEVASLVVPSEKAESILLVVFVFFVASAATFSRFIPEIKARFDYGVSIFILTFSLVAVSSCRVEELMPLALQRTTTILAGVAICLCTTILICPVWAGEDLHKLAANNLDKLAEFLEGMETECFGENARSENLEGKDFLHAYKRVLSSKEKEDSLCTVAKWEPMHGKFRFRHPWSKYQKLGSLCRQCASKMEALASYVVILTKSQYPEASPELCLKVRTTCGQMSLHSAWALRELSSAVRSMTTPSSANNDLSAAMKVANSCGNELLEDAALLQVMHIAVVGSLLSDLVMQVNKITESVHNLARLARFKDPEKTGNDVVINVKT; translated from the exons ATGgaagctccggcggcggagagCAGCAACAATCCTAATACCAATAATGGCGGTGGTGCTGAAGATGAGGGCGACGCCGGTGGCCGCTTCTCCTGGCGGCTGGTCTGGCTCTTGGCCGTCCGGTCCGCAGCAGAGAAGGTGGCCCAGATCGCGAGGGACGACCCCAGGCGGGTGGCGCACTCGCTCAAGGTCGGGCTGGCTCTCACGCTCGTCTCCGTGGTCTACTACGTCACGCCGCTCTTCAACGGCTTCGGCGGCTCCGCCATGTGGGCCGTGCTCACGGTCGTCATCGTCATGGAGTTCACCGTTGGTGCGACGCTGAGTAAAGGCCTGAACCGAGCTCTGGCGACGCTGGTGGCCAGCTCCCTCGTCATCGGAGCTCATGAGGTAGCCAGCCTCGTCGTCCCGAGTGAGAAGGCAGAGTCCATACTACTCGTCGTCTTCGTCTTCTTTGTAG CGTCGGCAGCGACCTTCTCACGGTTCATCCCGGAGATCAAGGCGAGGTTCGACTACGGTGTCAGTATATTCATACTCACCTTCAGCCTCGTCGCCGTCTCCAGCTGCCGCGTCGAGGAGCTCATGCCCCTCGCGCTCCagcgcaccaccaccatcttGGCCGGCGTCGCCATCTGCCTCTGCACCACAATCTTGATCTGCCCGGTCTGGGCCGGCGAGGACCTGCACAAGCTCGCAGCCAACAACCTGGACAAGCTGGCCGAGTTCCTCGAAG GAATGGAAACTGAATGCTTTGGAGAGAATGCTAGAAGCGAGAATCTGGAGGGCAAGGATTTCCTTCACGCGTACAAGAGGGTCCTCAGCTCCAAGGAGAAAGAGGACTCTTTG TGCACAGTTGCCAAGTGGGAACCTATGCATGGCAAATTCCGCTTCCGCCACCCATGGAGTAAATACCAGAAACTTGGCAGTCTTTGCCGCCAATGTGCTTCTAAAATGGAGGCTCTTGCTTCCTATGTCGTCATCCTGACAAAATCTCAG TATCCCGAAGCCAGTCCAGAGCTATGCTTGAAGGTTCGGACAACATGCGGTCAAATGAGCTTGCACTCTGCTTGGGCTCTCAGAGAACTCTCATCAGCAGTTAGGTCAATGACTACACCATCTTCAGCAAACAATGACTTGTCTGCAGCCATGAAAGTGGCAAATAGCTGCGGAAATGAATTACTGGAAGATGCGGCACTATTGCAAGTGATGCATATAGCAGTTGTTGGATCCCTTCTATCAGACTTGGTCATGCAGGTAAACAAAATAACAGAATCAGTTCACAACCTAGCACGACTTGCACGCTTCAAAGACCCGGAAAAGACAGGAAATGATGTAGTTATCAATGTAAAAACTTGA
- the LOC120683582 gene encoding 21 kDa protein-like, producing MRRRHHHHHLPLLACLLVLASAAASPAKAKPPSASAVAPAIAVDFVRRSCRSTRYPRVCESTLVPCAPTVGRSPRRLARAALVVGADRAHNCSAYIRAGKGAMEDCAELARDAEERLRRSAAEMERMGRAGTPRFAWSLANVQTWASAALTDTDTCLDSLAQARGKVDGGAVKRRVVAVAEATSNALALVNRLDPAPHRLLL from the coding sequence ATGAGgcggcgccaccaccaccaccaccttcccCTGCTCGCCTGCCTCTTGGTCCTCGCCTCGGCCGCGGCATCGCCGGCGAAGGCCAAGCCCCCTTCTGCCTCCGCGGTCGCCCCGGCCATCGCGGTGGACTTCGTGCGCCGCTCGTGCCGCTCGACGCGGTACCCGCGCGTGTGCGAGAGCACCCTGGTGCCCTgcgcgcccaccgtggggcgcAGCCCGCGGCGcctggcgcgggcggcgctggtggtgggCGCCGACCGCGCGCACAACTGCTCCGCCTACATCCGGGCCGGCAAGGGCGCCATGGAGGACTGCGCCGAGCTGGCGCGCGACGCCGAGGAGCGGctgcggcggtcggcggcggagatggAGCGGATGGGGCGCGCGGGCACCCCGCGCTTCGCGTGGTCGCTCGCCAACGTGCAGACCTGGGCCAGCGCCGCGCTCACCGACACCGACACCTGCCTCGACTCGCTCGCCCAGGCCCGCGGCAaggtggacggcggcgccgtCAAGAGGCGGGTGGTGGCCGTCGCGGAGGCCACCAGCAACGCGCTCGCGCTCGTCAACAGGCTCGACCCGGCGCCGCACCGCCTGCTGCTGTAG